A region from the Vicia villosa cultivar HV-30 ecotype Madison, WI linkage group LG3, Vvil1.0, whole genome shotgun sequence genome encodes:
- the LOC131661114 gene encoding probable gamma-secretase subunit PEN-2, producing the protein MDPSQSHSNNPNLNPNPNPLASSVPIWPTIDGSLGLSEEESVKYARRFYKFGFALLPLLWAVNCFYFWPVIRHSHSFPRIRPYVVGSAVGFTLFSAVLCSWALTFSIGGERLFGPVWDQLVMYNLADRLGLAGWS; encoded by the exons ATGGATCCATCACAGTCCCACAGCAACAACCCTAATCTGAATCCGAATCCGAATCCGCTGGCTTCATCTGTGCCAATTTGGCCGACGATCGACGGTTCACTAGGGCTGTCGGAGGAAGAATCAGTGAAGTATGCTCGAAGATTCTACAAATTCGGTTTCgcacttcttcctcttctttgggCCGTCAATTGCTTCTACTTCTGGCCCGTTATTCGTCACTCCCACTCCTTCCCTCGCATTCGCCCTT ATGTTGTTGGGTCTGCAGTTGGGTTTACGCTTTTCTCGGCGGTTCTTTGTTCTTGGGCTCTTACATTTTCCATTGGAGGGGAACGCCTCTTTGGCCCTGTGTGGGATCAGTTGGTTATGTACAATCTTGCTGATAGGTTAGGCCTAGCAGGCTGGAGCTAG